One part of the Candidatus Borreliella tachyglossi genome encodes these proteins:
- a CDS encoding pseudouridine synthase family protein, translating into MASLNTKNVNKYSVVNVLGNDDGKRLDSVLIKFLKFPKSKVIKHIRNGDILLNNLKVPFSHRVSNGDEIYLYKPLMQGVSFGLKKVETKDSAILKDIRDRIIYEDKDLLVINKMRGILVHGDKCSLDDMINTYLLNQNLKSLSFKPSAVHRLDRNTSGLVIFAKNIDSARILSRAFSSGSVTKKYLALLDGEIRTPLTYKNFLYRDHRMRRTLVTDNIYKFNAITYVKPILTSKFSTLAEVSIKTGFTHQIRAQCAFNNHALINDRKYESKFRKTNYFLHSFLIKFNESLFLKNEFFVEPSSDFLKQISNVFSIYEFKGFI; encoded by the coding sequence ATGGCATCTCTTAATACTAAAAATGTGAATAAGTATAGTGTAGTTAATGTTCTAGGGAATGATGATGGTAAAAGACTTGATTCAGTATTAATAAAGTTTCTAAAATTTCCTAAATCTAAAGTAATAAAACATATTAGAAATGGAGATATTCTTTTAAATAATTTAAAGGTTCCTTTTTCTCATAGAGTTTCTAATGGTGATGAAATTTACTTGTATAAGCCCTTAATGCAAGGTGTAAGCTTTGGTTTAAAGAAAGTTGAGACTAAAGATAGTGCTATATTAAAAGATATTAGAGATAGGATAATTTATGAAGATAAGGATTTGCTTGTAATTAACAAAATGAGAGGAATCTTGGTTCATGGAGATAAATGTTCACTTGATGATATGATTAATACTTATCTTTTGAATCAAAATCTTAAGTCTCTTAGCTTTAAGCCTTCAGCTGTTCATAGACTTGATAGAAATACTTCAGGGCTTGTTATCTTTGCAAAAAACATAGATTCTGCAAGGATTTTAAGCAGAGCATTTAGTAGTGGTAGTGTTACTAAGAAGTATCTAGCTTTACTTGATGGTGAGATTAGAACACCTTTAACTTATAAGAATTTTTTATATAGAGATCATAGAATGAGAAGAACTTTAGTTACTGATAATATTTATAAATTTAATGCTATAACTTATGTTAAGCCAATTTTAACTTCTAAATTTTCTACTCTTGCGGAAGTTTCAATTAAGACGGGGTTTACCCACCAAATACGAGCTCAATGTGCTTTTAATAACCACGCTTTAATTAATGATAGGAAATATGAATCTAAATTTAGAAAAACCAATTACTTTTTACATTCTTTTTTGATAAAATTTAATGAGTCTTTATTTTTGAAAAATGAATTTTTTGTTGAACCTAGTTCAGATTTTTTAAAGCAGATAAGTAATGTTT
- the panF gene encoding sodium/pantothenate symporter, translating into MTRGFFLFFILLILYCVFGIFLKKKKEGILFLHHYFLANQNLNIFVMALVVASSYISASSFISGPSAVYKYGLSFIFLAVIQIPTSLISFIIVGERLNTESRKIHAINIIDYIRHRYASHSLALMSSVVMIFFSLFLISSQLMGGAKLLEVFFKVDYRDSLVFFSLFIFLYVCLGGFKMIAYMNLIQGIFMIIASMILFSRLIDLGGGISNIFKMAKLNLRSDLLLPYKLDLKIEYIISFWILIGVGALGVPQFVNNFIAFKDKRAIRLSLPISIFVIGFLVLIMHLIGFFSLVIFPNFEPNDKVILNVALEVLSSGVFILFFVGLLSAIMSTIDSGFLLLSSIWVKTLLALNENIETRFGINKITIISNVCFILIIVFISLNPPDFLLFLNIFAIGALEVSFFSIIVFGLYFDFVSKIAAFISQILGLLSYLSIILYKIDSYSFHPVVPSLFISVCSFLIVNFICNKYSKI; encoded by the coding sequence ATGACTAGAGGTTTTTTTTTATTTTTTATACTTTTGATTCTATATTGTGTTTTTGGTATTTTTTTAAAAAAAAAGAAGGAAGGAATTTTATTTTTGCATCATTATTTTCTTGCAAATCAAAATTTAAATATTTTTGTAATGGCATTAGTTGTTGCTTCTAGTTATATTAGTGCTAGTAGTTTTATTTCAGGACCTTCGGCTGTTTATAAGTATGGATTATCTTTTATATTCTTGGCGGTTATTCAAATTCCTACAAGTTTAATTTCATTCATTATTGTTGGTGAGAGATTGAATACAGAGTCCAGGAAAATTCATGCAATCAATATTATTGATTATATTAGACATAGATATGCTAGTCATTCTTTAGCGCTTATGAGCAGTGTTGTAATGATTTTTTTCTCGCTGTTCTTAATATCGTCTCAACTCATGGGAGGTGCTAAACTTTTAGAGGTATTTTTTAAAGTTGATTATAGAGATTCTCTTGTGTTTTTCTCCTTATTTATTTTTTTATATGTTTGTTTGGGAGGGTTTAAGATGATAGCGTATATGAATTTAATTCAAGGAATTTTTATGATTATAGCATCTATGATTTTATTCTCAAGGTTGATTGATTTGGGTGGCGGAATTAGTAATATCTTTAAGATGGCGAAACTGAATCTTAGGAGTGATTTACTTTTACCATATAAATTGGATTTAAAAATTGAATATATAATTTCTTTTTGGATATTAATAGGGGTTGGAGCATTGGGGGTACCACAATTTGTTAATAACTTTATAGCATTTAAAGATAAAAGAGCTATTCGGTTGTCTCTTCCTATTTCTATTTTTGTAATAGGATTTTTAGTTCTTATTATGCATTTAATAGGATTTTTCTCTCTTGTGATTTTTCCTAATTTTGAACCAAATGATAAAGTTATTTTGAACGTAGCCTTAGAGGTATTAAGTTCTGGGGTATTTATATTATTTTTTGTAGGGCTTTTATCCGCAATAATGTCTACAATAGATTCAGGATTTTTGTTGCTCTCGTCGATTTGGGTAAAAACACTGTTGGCATTAAATGAGAATATTGAGACTAGGTTTGGAATTAATAAGATTACTATTATTTCTAATGTTTGTTTTATTTTAATAATAGTTTTTATATCTTTAAATCCACCTGATTTTTTACTTTTTTTAAATATTTTTGCAATTGGAGCTTTGGAAGTTTCATTCTTTTCTATTATTGTCTTTGGACTCTATTTTGATTTTGTAAGCAAAATAGCGGCTTTTATTTCACAAATTTTGGGACTTTTAAGTTATTTGAGTATAATCCTTTATAAAATAGATAGTTATTCTTTTCACCCCGTTGTACCATCACTTTTTATCTCTGTGTGTTCATTTTTGATAGTGAATTTTATTTGTAATAAATATAGTAAAATTTAG
- a CDS encoding DUF997 family protein, giving the protein MKNKLLFSSVIYFFLFIWWFFSSYFASYGITIFSMPLWFFLSCILFSILSLLLVCIFVIFLKND; this is encoded by the coding sequence GTGAAAAATAAGTTATTATTTTCAAGTGTAATATATTTTTTTCTGTTTATCTGGTGGTTTTTTTCATCTTATTTTGCATCTTACGGTATTACTATATTTAGTATGCCTCTTTGGTTTTTTTTATCATGTATCTTGTTTTCTATTTTAAGTTTGTTATTAGTTTGTATTTTTGTGATTTTTTTGAAGAATGACTAG
- the murJ gene encoding murein biosynthesis integral membrane protein MurJ — protein sequence MSKDIVATIVVMLSVFFSRVMGFVKIKVFSYYFGANLETDIFNYIFNIPNNLRKIISEGAMTSAFMPEFTHEKNKSNKHAVSFFRRVVTFNVISISLIIFIMIMFSRQIIYYVSSYRSSDLELASHMFKYLIVYILLISLASIFAAVLNSYRIFFIPSFSPIILSIGVILSICLLYRQYGIYSAVIGVVVGGILQFLVQLINCIYIGLIYRPIFSFNDSAFLRFLKRWSHMILSALISIITQQIAFALASTLEVGSISVLSNAIVYYQLPVGIFYVSISTVIFPKMAEYAALGDGKKLNDILNQGIEILIFLLVPISFLMYIWAEPILNLLLTGGKFSVYDTQRTVSVLQYYLIGLTFSSIFGFFQKYYFSIRDSRTPLYFNFLFSIIDIAISVFGLRSYKVDIMPIAQSTSFALCVGIIYLNGFKNGMRLEFFRALVAFGKSCISLIPLYLVYMIFKSLRWDIGFSFNNFYLLSFAGFISIVILMACYYLLGVSKFFKFIDRKII from the coding sequence ATGAGTAAAGATATTGTTGCAACAATTGTTGTTATGCTTTCAGTATTTTTTTCACGTGTAATGGGTTTTGTGAAAATAAAGGTATTTTCTTATTATTTTGGGGCAAATCTTGAAACAGATATTTTTAATTATATTTTCAATATTCCAAATAATTTGAGAAAAATTATTTCAGAGGGTGCAATGACTTCAGCTTTTATGCCTGAATTTACGCATGAAAAAAATAAGTCTAATAAGCATGCTGTTTCTTTTTTCAGACGAGTTGTTACTTTTAACGTAATAAGTATTAGTCTTATTATTTTCATTATGATTATGTTTTCTAGGCAGATTATATATTATGTATCTTCTTATAGGAGCAGTGATTTAGAGTTAGCTAGTCATATGTTTAAATATTTAATAGTCTATATACTGCTTATAAGCTTGGCATCAATATTTGCTGCAGTTCTTAATTCTTATAGGATCTTTTTCATTCCATCCTTTTCACCTATCATACTCTCTATTGGTGTTATATTAAGCATATGTTTACTTTACAGGCAATATGGAATATATAGTGCGGTTATTGGAGTGGTTGTTGGCGGGATTTTACAATTTCTAGTTCAGCTGATAAATTGTATTTATATTGGTCTTATATATAGACCAATATTTAGTTTTAATGATTCTGCATTCTTAAGGTTTTTAAAGAGATGGTCGCATATGATTTTATCAGCTTTAATTTCTATCATTACACAGCAAATTGCATTTGCGTTAGCGTCAACTTTGGAGGTTGGGAGTATTTCTGTTTTAAGTAATGCAATTGTTTATTATCAACTTCCCGTTGGGATTTTTTATGTCTCTATTTCTACAGTTATTTTTCCTAAAATGGCTGAGTATGCTGCTTTGGGAGATGGGAAAAAATTAAATGATATTTTAAATCAGGGAATTGAGATTTTAATTTTTCTGTTGGTTCCAATTTCATTTTTAATGTATATTTGGGCTGAGCCTATTTTAAATTTATTACTTACAGGGGGTAAATTTTCCGTGTATGATACACAAAGAACTGTTAGCGTACTGCAATATTATTTAATTGGATTGACATTCTCTTCGATTTTTGGATTTTTTCAAAAGTATTATTTTTCTATTCGTGATTCAAGAACCCCTCTTTACTTTAATTTTCTATTTTCTATAATTGATATTGCAATTTCAGTTTTTGGACTTAGATCTTATAAGGTAGACATTATGCCGATTGCACAATCAACTTCGTTTGCCTTGTGTGTGGGTATTATCTATCTCAATGGGTTCAAAAATGGGATGAGACTTGAATTTTTTAGAGCTTTAGTAGCTTTTGGAAAATCATGTATTTCTCTTATTCCGCTATATTTAGTTTATATGATTTTTAAGAGCTTAAGATGGGATATAGGGTTTAGTTTTAATAATTTTTATCTATTAAGTTTTGCAGGCTTTATTAGTATTGTTATTTTAATGGCGTGTTATTATTTACTTGGAGTTAGTAAGTTTTTTAAGTTTATTGATAGGAAGATTATATGA
- the coaBC gene encoding bifunctional phosphopantothenoylcysteine decarboxylase/phosphopantothenate--cysteine ligase CoaBC: MNKDKNILIGVCGGIAAYKSAYIISSLVKMGYNVKVIMTENATKFITPLTLETVSKNSVVKDLWNTAHEEVEHINLARWANLILVIPATYNIISKIASGIADDALSTIISASVAPTYFAVAMNNIMYQNPILEENITKLKKYNYKFIEPDEGFLACSSNAIGRLKNEDDILKIILNDLEPKLPLINKKILITASRTEEALDPIRYFSNKSTGQMGFSLGIEAKNLGADITIITGPSNEKTPDGINVIRIKTAAEMHKQAIKIYQEFDAVIGAAAVADFRPEKIYATKINKNDIKTLNIKLIKNPDIIKYMGQNKTKDQVIIGFCAQDSETLIEQAKEKLKTKNLDYIIANDIKYFSSSLNKIYIIDKNSVQELPEMPKKDVATEILKILYQ, translated from the coding sequence ATGAACAAAGATAAAAATATATTGATAGGTGTATGTGGTGGCATTGCAGCTTATAAGTCAGCTTACATTATCTCAAGTCTAGTAAAGATGGGATATAACGTCAAAGTAATAATGACAGAAAATGCAACTAAATTCATTACTCCACTAACACTAGAAACTGTTTCTAAGAATAGCGTAGTTAAAGATCTCTGGAATACAGCTCATGAAGAAGTAGAACACATAAATCTAGCAAGATGGGCAAATTTAATATTAGTTATTCCAGCGACATACAATATTATTTCTAAAATTGCATCAGGCATTGCTGATGATGCTTTAAGCACAATAATATCTGCAAGTGTAGCTCCTACATATTTTGCAGTAGCAATGAACAACATAATGTATCAAAATCCCATTCTAGAAGAGAACATTACAAAGCTTAAAAAATACAATTATAAATTCATTGAACCCGATGAAGGATTTTTAGCATGTTCTTCAAATGCTATTGGCCGCCTTAAGAATGAAGATGATATTTTAAAAATAATATTAAACGACCTAGAGCCAAAATTACCCTTAATAAACAAAAAAATACTAATAACTGCCTCTAGAACTGAAGAAGCATTAGATCCAATTCGTTACTTTTCAAATAAATCAACAGGCCAAATGGGATTCAGTTTAGGAATTGAAGCAAAAAACCTTGGTGCTGATATAACAATCATTACAGGTCCCAGCAATGAAAAAACACCTGATGGAATCAATGTTATTAGAATAAAGACAGCGGCAGAGATGCATAAGCAAGCAATAAAAATATACCAAGAATTTGATGCAGTAATTGGTGCTGCCGCTGTTGCTGATTTTAGACCTGAAAAAATTTATGCAACCAAAATCAATAAAAACGACATAAAAACCCTGAATATTAAGCTTATTAAAAATCCAGATATAATAAAATACATGGGTCAAAATAAGACTAAAGATCAAGTTATTATTGGATTTTGTGCTCAAGACTCTGAAACCCTAATAGAACAGGCAAAAGAAAAGCTAAAAACAAAAAACTTAGATTATATTATTGCAAATGACATAAAATATTTTAGTTCAAGCTTAAATAAAATTTACATAATAGACAAAAATAGCGTACAAGAACTTCCTGAGATGCCAAAAAAAGATGTGGCAACGGAGATTTTAAAAATACTATATCAGTAA
- a CDS encoding HEAT repeat domain-containing protein, which translates to MRYLGFILLFFIVFDVFSVKAPILPTEPLAPVAPEFGTDKEINENTFESNFTKNSDIKDINLNVKQVNDAISYGLDVQVIEIVKRLKKSGDGEYNALLEKRLQKTFNVELKREILDLFLSLKYVGGVNVANYILDNYEIKRYPNNLINTAILYLKELGRRDFLQKTLIDILENKEGNIVATAAYYLGELSSIQYAKNMIDIYDKYSGNDGVKSAILIALGKSNAIEYENKIYEISLDNYENPAIKAAAIRALSYLVPEKITANADLYLQDNNNNSNIKIALIEALSRDVSLQSKEILQDFLRDSDDNIRVKAINAIQGHRDTISKEVLIYKIKSDPSLKVREVSGKALIDMGSGYEEIKNIILNPTTENNFKLTMFRHLLDKDVSSARLIALELLRIENIHKPSKVLTDVAMLLAARKGNFDDFYSKIISSRNVDLRNLAIKGAVYNKSTALSSRLKEIKKTTSSEYLRGLLTDY; encoded by the coding sequence ATGAGGTATTTGGGATTTATTCTTTTATTTTTTATTGTATTTGATGTTTTTTCTGTAAAGGCTCCAATATTACCAACTGAGCCTTTAGCACCGGTGGCACCTGAATTTGGAACTGATAAGGAAATAAATGAAAACACTTTTGAGAGTAATTTTACTAAAAATTCTGATATTAAAGATATTAATTTGAATGTTAAGCAAGTAAATGATGCTATTTCTTATGGTCTTGATGTTCAAGTTATTGAAATTGTTAAGAGGCTTAAAAAATCAGGTGATGGGGAATACAATGCTTTGCTTGAGAAGAGATTACAGAAAACTTTTAATGTTGAACTTAAGCGTGAGATTCTTGATTTGTTTTTATCGCTTAAATACGTAGGTGGAGTTAATGTTGCTAATTATATCCTTGATAATTACGAGATCAAGAGATATCCTAACAATTTGATTAATACAGCAATTTTATACCTTAAAGAACTTGGTAGGAGGGATTTCTTACAGAAAACTCTCATTGATATTCTTGAGAATAAGGAGGGCAATATTGTAGCTACAGCTGCGTATTATCTTGGTGAGCTATCTTCTATTCAGTATGCAAAGAATATGATCGATATTTATGATAAATACTCTGGTAATGATGGAGTTAAATCTGCGATACTTATTGCTCTTGGCAAATCTAATGCTATTGAATACGAAAATAAGATTTATGAGATTTCGCTAGATAATTATGAGAATCCGGCAATTAAAGCTGCCGCAATAAGGGCATTATCATATCTTGTTCCTGAAAAAATAACAGCGAATGCCGATTTGTATCTACAAGACAATAATAATAATTCCAATATTAAAATTGCTCTTATTGAAGCACTTTCAAGAGATGTATCTTTACAGTCAAAAGAGATTTTGCAGGACTTTTTAAGAGATTCTGATGATAATATTAGAGTTAAAGCCATCAATGCTATTCAGGGTCATAGAGACACTATTTCAAAAGAGGTACTAATTTATAAAATTAAAAGTGATCCTTCTTTGAAGGTCAGAGAAGTATCTGGCAAAGCATTAATAGATATGGGTTCCGGTTATGAGGAGATAAAAAATATAATACTTAACCCTACCACTGAAAATAATTTTAAGCTTACCATGTTTAGGCATCTTTTAGATAAAGATGTGAGTTCTGCACGATTGATTGCTTTAGAACTTTTGAGAATAGAGAATATTCATAAACCCTCAAAGGTTTTAACAGATGTTGCTATGCTTCTTGCTGCTCGGAAGGGTAATTTTGATGATTTTTATTCTAAGATTATTAGTAGTCGAAATGTTGATTTAAGGAATCTTGCAATTAAGGGAGCTGTTTATAATAAATCCACGGCACTCTCAAGTAGGCTTAAAGAGATAAAGAAGACAACTAGTTCAGAATATTTAAGAGGTCTTTTAACAGATTACTGA